The DNA region AGAAGCCGAAAGGATTATTACTTTTCGCGTAACTTGGATTGACGATAAAGGAGAAATTCAAGTTAACAGAGGGTATCGCATTCAAATGAATTCGGCGATTGGTCCTTACAAAGGCGGACTTCGTTTTCATCCTACGGTGAATTTGAGTGTCTTGAAATTTTTAGCTTTCGAGCAAACTTTTAAAAACAGTTTAACCACTTTGCCAATGGGTGGTGGAAAAGGCGGTTCGGATTTTGATCCAAAAGGGAAATCGGATAATGAAGTGATGCGTTTTTGTCAAAGTTTCATGACCGAACTAGCCAAACACATTGGGGCTGATACCGATGTTCCTGCAGGAGATATAGGAGTAGGAGGTCGAGAAGTAGGTTATCTTTTTGGTCAATACAAGCGACTTCGAAATGAATTTACAGGAGTTTTAACCGGAAAAGGAATTTCTTTTGGGGGATCCTTAATTCGTCCTGAAGCTACGGGTTATGGAGTGGTTTATTTTGCACAAAGTATGCTTCAAAATAAAGGTGAAAGTCTGGAGGGAAAAACCATTGTTGTTTCTGGTTCTGGAAATGTGGCCCAGTATGCCGTTCAAAAAGCAACGCAACTAGGGGCTAAGGTGATAACGATGTCGGATTCTAACGGATATATTTACGATGCTGACGGAATCGACGCAGCGAAATTGGCTTTTGTTATGGAATTGAAAAATGAAAAACGGGGGCGTATTAGTGAATATGTTTCGAAATTTCCAAATGCAAAATACGTTGAAGGGAAACGTCCTTGGGAAGTAAAATGTGATATCGCATTGCCATGTGCTACTCAAAATGAACTGAATGAAGAAGAAGCCAAAAACCTTGTTGCCAATGGCTGTATTTGTGTGGCCGAAGGCGCTAATATGCCAACGACTCCAGAAGGTATAGCTGTATTCCATAAGGCTAAAATTTTATTCTCACCAGGCAAAGCTTCTAATGCCGGTGGAGTAGCTACTTCGGGCTTAGAGATGTCGCAAAACTCCTTACGTTTGAGTTGGACAGCCGAAGAAGTCGATGAAAGATTAAAAGGCATTATGCTCAATATTCATGCTGCCTGTGTAAAATATGGCAGTACAGAAGAGGGTTATATTGATTATGTAAAAGGCGCTAATATTGCTGGTTTTGTAAAAGTAGCCGATGCGATGCTGGCTCAAGGGGTGGTTTAGTTTTTTTAGTCCTTAGTTGGTGAGTCCCTAGTCCTTAGTTTTAGTTTCTTTTTTAGTGTTTTCTAAGGGCTAACTACTAAGGACTAAGGACTTTATATTTGTAAAGCTAAGGACTAAGGACTTTTAACTATCTTCGCAATTCATTTTAGCAACATCCAATTCATGCAAATTAAAACCAAGGCAATCG from Flavobacterium nitratireducens includes:
- the gdhA gene encoding NADP-specific glutamate dehydrogenase, encoding MSQAVQNFMNGVTLKNPNEPEFLQAVFEVAETVIPFIEKHKKYQNKMLLERMVEAERIITFRVTWIDDKGEIQVNRGYRIQMNSAIGPYKGGLRFHPTVNLSVLKFLAFEQTFKNSLTTLPMGGGKGGSDFDPKGKSDNEVMRFCQSFMTELAKHIGADTDVPAGDIGVGGREVGYLFGQYKRLRNEFTGVLTGKGISFGGSLIRPEATGYGVVYFAQSMLQNKGESLEGKTIVVSGSGNVAQYAVQKATQLGAKVITMSDSNGYIYDADGIDAAKLAFVMELKNEKRGRISEYVSKFPNAKYVEGKRPWEVKCDIALPCATQNELNEEEAKNLVANGCICVAEGANMPTTPEGIAVFHKAKILFSPGKASNAGGVATSGLEMSQNSLRLSWTAEEVDERLKGIMLNIHAACVKYGSTEEGYIDYVKGANIAGFVKVADAMLAQGVV